The following proteins come from a genomic window of Malus domestica chromosome 02, GDT2T_hap1:
- the LOC103450422 gene encoding uncharacterized protein isoform X3, producing MMPAILQLVNLFVIGLALAFAFALQGSAGLNISPSPEPLSVNPPVETAPPPLTDRRSFTSNVPIPALQPNGSNLHPPPAMPPLLSATLPPNSAPPPPSVEGQVPFMPPKTAPPPLSTEVHVPTAPPNNVPPPSVESQVPSVPPKGAPPPLSIVVPVPSTLPNNAPPPPSVEGHALSVPPTNSPPPPSVEGHVPPTPQVNVPPPLSIEVHVPTAPPNNAPSPPSVEGHLPPMPPKTAPPPPSVGGHVPSLPPPNSPPPASVEGHVPPMPPKIAPPPLSTEVHVPSAPATNAPPPPSVENQVPSLPPKGAPPPLRMEVHVPSTLPNNAPPPPSVEGHVPSVPPTNSPPPPSVEGHVPPKPPINVPPPLSIEVHVPSAPPNNAPPPPSVGGHVPSMPPPNSPPPASDEGHVPPMPPKTAPPPLSTEVHVPLAPATNAPPPPSVESQVPSVPPKDTPPLPSVEGYVPSLPPANSPPSPSVEGRVPPTPPINVPPPLSIEVHVPTTPPNNAPPPPSVEGHVPSMPPTNSPPPASVEGHVPPMPPKTASPPLSTEHVPSEPPNNAPPPPSVESQVPPLRPKDASPPPPSVESQAPSVPPKDAPPLPSVEGHVPSLPPANSPPSPSVEGRVPPTPPIKVPPPLSIEVHVPTAPPNNDPPPPSVEGHVRSMPPTNSPPPPSVEGHVPPMPPKTASPPPSTEHVPSEPPNNAPAPPSVESQVPSLPPKDASPPPPSVESQAPSVPPKDAPPLPSVEGHVPSLPPANSRPPPSVEGHVPPTPPINVPPPLSIEVHAPTAPPNNAPPPPNVEGHVPSMPPTNSPPPASVEGHVPPMPPNNAPPPLSIEVHVPSAPPNNAPPPSVEGHALPMPPNNAPPPLSIEVHVPSAPPNTAPPPPSVEGHVPSMPPTNAHPPPIVEGHVPSMPPTASQTKAPVNKSPISVPVAPVPVETPPGNLPQISPAIHSSTPETSPFAPQRHAPDNKAPIPEPIAPDPEVSPASSAPPSINGKRSHFPVLAPPYEAPKPSLPVGHTPAEAPSVRKPVVSSPPPSINWKRGRIPVVAPSYDTPKPSPPMGHTPAKAPAVHKPVRHYKLAPAPSISSPEPPFDKGQHSPASSPSMTFHKNHQAPSYLVSPPTPEQPGPVMPPVSFQTGRQRHYAPPPLNPASSVSPSRLPDAPSVSHFSPAPSPSLKGPTHETKLRPKISPSGAPAKSPKGAPPLPLVQVFPPPPPNQDCSSTICTDPYTNTPPGSPCGCVLPLQVGLRLSVALYTFFPLVSELAQEIAVGVLMQQSQVRIIGANAATQQPDKTVALIDLVPLGQKFDNTTAFLTSQRFWHKEVVINASYFGDYEVLFVRYPGLPPSPPSLDIDAMNAGPYPGNDNNGRTTKPLGVDVHKRKNKNGLSGGIIAIIALSTFVAVALCSAAAWVFLFKPRDHSSQPAAIPRATLPSSGKPSGTAGSMMESRHSSLSLSFGSSSAPYTGSANTFSASDIERATNNYDDSRVLGEGGFGRVYSGVLEDGTKIAVKVLKRDDHHGGREFLAEVEMLSRLHHRNLVKLIGICTEVHSRSLVYELIPNGSVESHLHGIDKVSAPLNWVQRMKIALGAARGLAYLHEDSSPRVIHRDFKTSNILLEDDFTPKVSDFGLARTAMDEENRHISTRVMGTFGYVAPEYAMTGHLLVKSDVYSYGVVLLELLTGRKPVDMSQPPGEENLVAWARPLLTSKEGLEAIIDPNVGSEVPFESIAKVAAIASMCVQPEVSHRPCMGEVVQALKLVCNEFDEAKEFGSKSYSQGDLSIDVADDTNTTSGQLPDTFQNQYSMLTYDSDLETEREASLSNICSTSMSTGRQDTESFRRHSSSGPLGTGRSKQFWERLRRSSGGSVSEHGFMFKLWQGSPH from the exons ATGATGCCAGCCATTCTTCAGCTGGTTAATCTCTTTGTCATTGGGTTAGCTttagcttttgcttttgctctcCAAGGATCTGCAg GGTTAAATATATCACCATCACCAGAACCTCTCTCCGTGAATCCTCCCGTTGAAACAGCACCCCCTCCTCTCACTGACAGAAGGTCGTTCACAAGCAATGTACCAATCCCCGCATTACAGCCAAATG GGTCCAATTTGCACCCACCGCCTGCAATGCCCCCTCTTCTGTCCGCCACACTGCCCCCAAATAGTGCTCCTCCACCACCAAGTGTTGAAGGTCAAGTCCCATTTATGCCACCAAAAACTGCTCCTCCACCACTAAGTACTGAAGTTCATGTACCGACTGCGCCGCCAAATAATGTTCCTCCACCAAGTGTTGAAAGTCAAGTACCGTCTGTGCCACCAAAGGGTGCTCCTCCTCCACTAAGTATTGTGGTTCCTGTACCGTCTACGCTGCCAAATAATGCTCCTCCACCACCAAGTGTTGAAGGTCATGCACTATCTGTGCCACCAACAAATTCTCCTCCACCACCAAGTGTTGAAGGTCATGTACCGCCTACGCCACAAGTTAATGTTCCTCCACCACTGAGCATTGAAGTTCATGTACCTACTGCACCACCAAATAATGCTCCTTCACCACCAAGTGTTGAAGGCCATCTACCGCCTATGCCACCAAAAACTGCTCCTCCACCACCAAGTGTTGGAGGTCATGTACCATCTTTGCCACCTCCTAATTCTCCTCCACCAGCAAGTGTTGAAGGCCATGTACCGCCTATGCCACCAAAAATTGCTCCTCCACCACTAAGCACTGAAGTTCATGTACCGTCAGCTCCGGCAACTAATGCTCCTCCACCACCAAGTGTCGAAAATCAAGTACCGTCTCTGCCACCAAAAGGTGCTCCTCCACCACTAAGGATGGAAGTTCATGTACCATCTACGCTACCAAATAATGCTCCTCCACCACCAAGTGTTGAAGGTCATGTACCGTCTGTGCCACCAACTAATTCTCCTCCACCACCAAGTGTTGAAGGTCATGTACCGCCTAAGCCACCAATTAACGTTCCTCCTCCACTAAGCATTGAAGTTCATGTACCTTCTGCACCACCAAATAATGCTCCTCCACCACCAAGTGTTGGAGGTCATGTACCATCTATGCCACCTCCTAATTCTCCTCCACCAGCAAGTGATGAAGGCCATGTACCACCTATGCCACCAAAAACTGCTCCTCCACCACTAAGTACTGAAGTTCATGTACCGTTAGCGCCAGCAACTAATGCTCCTCCACCACCAAGTGTTGAAAGTCAAGTACCGTCGGTGCCACCAAAAGATACTCCTCCACTACCAAGTGTTGAAGGTTATGTACCATCTTTGCCACCAGCTAATTCTCCTCCATCACCAAGTGTTGAAGGTCGTGTACCGCCTACGCCACCAATTAATGTTCCTCCACCACTAAGCATTGAAGTTCATGTACCTACTACACCACCAAATAACGCTCCTCCGCCACCAAGTGTTGAAGGTCATGTACCATCTATGCCACCAACTAATTCTCCTCCACCTGCAAGTGTTGAAGGCCATGTACCGCCTATGCCACCAAAAACTGCTTCTCCACCACTAAGTACTGAACATGTACCGTCAGAGCCACCAAATAATGCTCCTCCACCACCAAGTGTTGAAAGTCAAGTACCGCCTTTGCGACCAAAAGATGCTTCTCCTCCACCACCAAGTGTTGAAAGTCAAGCACCGTCGGTGCCACCAAAAGATGCTCCTCCACTACCAAGTGTTGAAGGTCATGTACCATCTTTGCCACCAGCTAATTCTCCTCCATCACCAAGTGTTGAAGGTCGTGTACCGCCTACGCCACCAATTAAAGTTCCTCCACCACTAAGCATTGAAGTTCATGTACCTACTGCACCACCAAATAATGATCCTCCGCCACCAAGTGTTGAAGGCCATGTACGATCTATGCCACCGACTAATTCTCCTCCACCACCAAGTGTTGAAGGCCATGTACCGCCTATGCCACCAAAAACTGCTTCTCCACCACCAAGTACTGAACATGTACCGTCAGAGCCACCAAATAATGCTCCTGCACCACCAAGTGTTGAAAGTCAAGTACCGTCTTTGCCACCAAAAGATGCTTCTCCTCCACCACCAAGTGTTGAAAGTCAAGCACCGTCGGTGCCACCAAAAGATGCTCCTCCACTACCAAGTGTTGAAGGTCATGTACCATCTCTGCCACCAGCTAATTCTCGTCCACCACCAAGTGTTGAAGGTCATGTACCGCCCACACCACCAATTAATGTTCCTCCACCATTAAGCATTGAAGTTCATGCACCTACTGCACCACCAAATAATGCTCCTCCACCACCAAATGTTGAAGGTCATGTACCATCTATGCCACCAACTAATTCTCCTCCACCTGCAAGTGTTGAAGGCCATGTACCGCCTATGCCACCAAATAATGCTCCTCCACCACTAAGCATTGAAGTTCATGTACCTTCTGCACCACCAAATAATGCTCCACCGCCAAGTGTCGAAGGCCATGCACTGCCTATGCCACCAAATAATGCTCCTCCACCATTAAGTATTGAAGTTCATGTGCCGTCTGCACCACCAAATACTGCTCCTCCACCACCAAGTGTTGAAGGTCATGTACCGTCTATGCCGCCAACTAATGCTCATCCCCCGCCAATTGTTGAAGGTCATGTACCGTCTATGCCACCAACTGCTTCTCAAACAAAGGCACCAGTTAATAAGAGTCCTATCTCAGTGCCAGTTGCTCCAG TACCCGTTGAAACACCACCCGGGAATTTGCCACAAATTTCACCGGCCATCCATTCAAGTACACCAGAAACTTCACCATTTGCTCCTCAAAGACATGCGCCAGACAATAAGGCTCCCATACCAGAACCAATTGCTCCAG ATCCTGAAGTCTCTCCTGCATCATCTGCTCCACCCAGCATCAACGGGAAAAGGAGTCATTTTCCAGTTCTTGCACCACCATATGAAGCTCCCAAGCCATCACTACCCGTGGGTCATACCCCAGCTGAAG CTCCTTCCGTCCGCAAACCTGTGGTTTCATCTCCTCCCCCGAGCATTAACTGGAAAAGGGGTCGAATACCAGTTGTTGCACCATCATACGACACTCCCAAACCATCACCACCCATGGGCCATACCCCAGCTAaag CTCCTGCTGTCCACAAACCTGTGAGACATTATAAACTTGCTCCTGCACCGTCTATTTCATCCCCTGAACCACCTTTTGATAAAGGGCAACATTCTCCTGCATCTTCACCTTCAATGACTTTCCATAAGAATCATCAAGCGCCATCATATCTGGTTTCTCCTCCCACTCCAGAACAGCCAG GCCCAGTGATGCCACCGGTATCATTTCAAACAGGCAGGCAAAGACACTATGCTCCGCCACCCCTAAATCCAG CGTCTTCAGTCTCTCCATCTCGTTTGCCTGATGCTCCATCAGTGAGCCATTTTTCGCCTGCTCCTTCTCCATCTTTAAAAGGACCAACTCACGAAACCAAAT TGCGCCCTAAGATTTCTCCATCTGGAGCTCCAGCAAAGAGCCCAAAAGGGGCACCACCGCTGCCACTAGTTCAAGTATTCCCACCACCACCTCCCAATCAAG ATTGTTCGTCAACTATTTGCACCGATCCATATACAAATACCCCTCCTGGGTCACCTTGTGGCTGTGTCTTGCCTCTGCAAGTTGGACTGCGACTTAGTGTCGCACTGTATACCTTCTTTCCCTTGGTTTCAGAGCTAGCCCAGGAAATTGCTGTCGGGGTTCTTATGCAACAAAGTCAGGTCCGCATTATTGGAGCCAATGCAGCTACCCAGCAACCAGACAAGACAGTTGCCCTCATTGACCTGGTTCCCCTCGGGCAAAAGTTCGATAACACCACAGCTTTTTTGACTTCCCAGAGATTTTGGCATAAAGAAGTTGTTATAAACGCATCATACTTTGGCGACTATGAAGTACTATTTGTGCGGTATCCAG GTTTACCCCCGTCTCCACCTTCTTTGGACATTGATGCAATGAATGCGGGGCCGTATCCTGGTAATGACAACAATGGAAGGACGACAAAGCCCCTCGGGGTTGACGTGCACAAGAGGAAGAATAAAAATGGTCTTAGTGGTGGGATAATTGCTATTATTGCTTTGTCTACCTTTGTAGCAGTTGCTTTATGCTCTGCTGCTGCTTGGGTTTTTCTGTTCAAACCTAGAGACCACTCTTCTCAACCAGCAGCAATTCCGCGGGCTACACTACCTTCTTCTGGAAAACCATCAG GTACTGCTGGGTCGATGATGGAAAGTAGGCACAGTTCCTTGTCGTTATCATTCGGATCCAGCAGTGCACCATATACAGGATCCGCTAATACTTTCAGTGCGAGTGATATTGAGAGAGCCACTAACAACTATGATGATTCAAGAGTACTTGGGGAAGGTGGCTTTGGGCGTGTTTATAGTGGCGTTCTTGAAGACGGGACCAAGATTGCCGTCAAAGTTCTAAAAAGAGATGATCATCATGGTGGTCGGGAGTTTTTGGCTGAAGTTGAGATGCTTAGTCGTCTTCATCATCGAAATTTGGTCAAGTTGATTGGCATATGCACAGAAGTGCATAGCCGCTCCTTGGTTTATGAGCTCATTCCTAATGGCAGTGTGGAATCTCATTTACATG GAATTGACAAGGTCAGTGCTCCGCTTAATTGGGTGCAACGCATGAAAATAGCACTTGGGGCTGCTAGGGGGCTGGCGTATCTACACGAGGATTCCAGCCCCCGTGTCATTCACAGGGATTTCAAAACCAGCAATATTTTGCTAGAAGATGATTTTACACCGAAAGTGTCCGACTTTGGTTTGGCGCGAACTGCCATGGATGAGGAAAACAGACACATATCAACACGGGTCATGGGAACTTTTGG GTATGTGGCTCCAGAATATGCAATGACTGGGCATCTTCTTGTCAAGAGTGATGTATACAGCTATGGGGTTGTCCTTCTCGAACTCTTAACTGGAAGAAAACCGGTAGACATGTCACAGCCACCTGGTGAAGAAAACCTAGTTGCATGGGCCCGGCCGCTTCTCACTAGTAAAGAAGGGTTGGAAGCAATCATAGATCCAAATGTAGGATCCGAGGTCCCATTTGAAAGTATCGCCAAAGTGGCAGCTATTGCTTCGATGTGTGTACAGCCAGAGGTATCACACCGCCCTTGTATGGGCGAGGTTGTCCAGGCCTTAAAACTGGTATGCAATGAGTTTGATGAGGCGAAAGAATTTGGTTCAAAGAGTTATAGCCAAGGCGATTTGTCCATTGATGTGGCTGATGACACAAATACTACCTCAGGACAGTTGCCAGATACTTTCCAAAACCAGTATTCCATGCTGACCTATGATTCTGACCTCGAGACAGAGCGGGAAGCATCATTGTCAAATATTTGTAGTACATCAATGAGCACGGGGAGGCAAGATACCGAATCATTCAGGAGGCACTCCAGTTCAGGTCCTTTGGGAACAGGAAGGAGTAAGCAGTTCTGGGAGAGACTTAGGAGATCATCCGGGGGCAGTGTGAGCGAGCACGGGTTTATGTTCAAATTATGGCAAGGCTCCCCCCATTGA